A region from the Tahibacter amnicola genome encodes:
- the tnpB gene encoding IS66 family insertion sequence element accessory protein TnpB (TnpB, as the term is used for proteins encoded by IS66 family insertion elements, is considered an accessory protein, since TnpC, encoded by a neighboring gene, is a DDE family transposase.) — MLSPTAWWIAIEPVDLRCGMDRLLATIAIQFGHDGAAGGAYVFRNRSGTRIKVVCADGSGVWMCVRRLREGRFVWPRSSDRVCEIDAQSFAWLCTGVDWHRLCARPLVGALV; from the coding sequence ATGCTGAGCCCGACGGCCTGGTGGATCGCGATCGAGCCGGTCGATCTTCGGTGTGGCATGGATCGCTTGCTGGCAACGATCGCGATTCAGTTTGGCCACGACGGTGCCGCCGGCGGGGCCTACGTCTTTCGCAATCGCAGTGGCACGCGCATCAAGGTCGTGTGCGCTGATGGCAGCGGCGTGTGGATGTGCGTGCGACGACTCAGAGAGGGGCGATTCGTCTGGCCGCGCAGTTCTGATCGCGTTTGCGAGATCGATGCGCAATCGTTCGCGTGGTTATGCACGGGCGTTGATTGGCATCGATTGTGCGCCAGACCGCTGGTCGGCGCGCTGGTGTAA